A stretch of the Mobula hypostoma chromosome 19, sMobHyp1.1, whole genome shotgun sequence genome encodes the following:
- the drd6b gene encoding D(1C) dopamine receptor, translating into MPWKALSQVAGYWLFGSFCDTWIAFDIMCSTASILNLCIISLDRYWAIASPFRYERKMTQRVAFVMIGVAWTLSILISFIPVQLNWHRADADLLQDWEGRDNNCDSSLNRTYAISSSLISFYIPVVIMLGTYTRIYRIAQTQIRRISSLERAVEHAQSCQEHAADCPHETALKTSFKKETKVLKTLSIIMGVFVFCWLPFFVLNCMVPFCDLQLYQTTELPCVNEITFNIFVWFGWANSSLNPVIYAFNADFRKAFTTILGCARFCPSNAVEAVNFSNELVSYHHDTTLHKDATATIVNGVGLPDQLLHSVTEPEEHELPFDKVSNISSAQSPGEQGTLLLPGGVQYECEAEISLETITAHYR; encoded by the coding sequence ATGCCCTGGAAGGCCTTGAGCCAGGTGGCTGGTTATTGGTTATTCGGCTCCTTCTGCGACACCTGGATCGCGTTCGACATCATGTGCTCGACCGCCTCCATCCTTAACCTCTGCATCATCAGCCTGGATAGGTACTGGGCCATCGCGAGCCCCTTCAGATACGAGCGAAAGATGACCCAGAGGGTGGCTTTCGTCATGATCGGGGTGGCCTGGACTCTCTCTATCCTGATCTCCTTCATCCCCGTTCAGCTGAACTGGCACAGGGCGGATGCAGACCTGCTGCAGGACTGGGAAGGCAGGGACAATAACTGTGACTCCAGCCTTAACAGGACTTATGCAATCTCCTCCTCGCTCATCAGCTTTTACATCCCGGTGGTCATCATGCTCGGCACCTACACGCGGATTTACCGCATCGCCCAGACCCAAATCCGGAGGATCTCTTCCCTGGAGAGAGCGGTGGAGCACGCCCAGAGTTGCCAAGAGCACGCGGCCGACTGCCCGCACGAAACGGCCCTGAAGACCTCCTTCAAGAAAGAGACCAAGGTGCTCAAGACTCTGTCTATAATCATGGGGGTCTTTGTCTTCTGCTGGCTACCCTTCTTCGTGCTCAATTGCATGGTCCCTTTCTGTGACCTTCAGCTCTACCAAACCACAGAACTGCCCTGCGTCAATGAAatcaccttcaacatctttgtCTGGTTCGGCTGGGCCAATTCCTCCCTCAACCCCGTCATCTACGCCTTCAATGCCGATTTCAGGAAGGCCTTCACTACCATCCTGGGCTGCGCTCGCTTCTGCCCCAGTAACGCAGTAGAGGCCGTCAACTTCAGCAACGAACTGGTATCCTACCACCACGACACCACACTGCACAAGGACGCCACCGCTACCATTGTCAACGGCGTAGGACTTCCCGACCAGCTTCTGCACTCGGTCACCGAGCCTGAGGAACACGAGCTGCCCTTCGACAAGGTCTCGAACATTTCGTCGGCTCAGAGCCCTGGAGAACAGGGAACTCTCCTGCTTCCGGGCGGGGTTCAGTACGAGTGTGAGGCTGAAATCAGCCTGGAAACCATTACCGCCCATTACCGCTGA